Genomic DNA from Hypomesus transpacificus isolate Combined female chromosome 19, fHypTra1, whole genome shotgun sequence:
ACACCACTGTCTCCTCTGTCGTAGCCTTCTCTTTGGGTCGTGGAGAGTGGAAAAGCTCTTTTCCATTTTATTAACTTTCTGTAGTCTGGGCCAGCAGCATTCCAGCTACACTACAGTCTCCTTGCTGGTATTCTTGCTGAGGAAGTTAAACGACTGAGTCCGATGGTTGGTGGGTACGCATTCCGGCCTGGGGGTCTGCAGCCTCACTCTTTGGTCAGTCTGTTTCCATGTTCTGAACAGCTGGATATGATAACGTAGCGACACctaggggcagggaggggaagtGTTGTGTACACCGGCAAGGATTCAGCAGAGCCCAGAATTAGCTAAATGCTACAAACTCAGTCCAGGGTGTGAACTGCAGAGAGGtgaagtaacaaagtacaaatactttattACTGTACTTGAGTAGATTTTTCTGCTATCAGAACTTTACTTCAcaatttttctgacaactttttactttaacTTTTTACACATTTgcactttctacttcttacattttcaagatAGGCTTGTTACTTTTGTTGTAAtttgtatttggtggcatgaccAATATTATTTCTTGTCATTGCGCATATTTCATTCATTTCCTGGCTATCTCACACAACAAACGTAAGCTAGTCTACaaagctaccatggagcaaggcagaaggcaacaaaaaataaagagaaaaaaaagctttACAAAAAACTAACAACTTTTTGTGTCGGGTTGTATGTGAAAGCTTCACAATTTAAAACAATATTTatcagaaaaacaatgtttGAAAAAAATCTGTTTCAGTACTTCTATTTGATTTAAGAATGTGTGTAGTTTTGCTATCTCTGGTGAACTAACCATGGTCCAGAAGAAGTATATGGTGAAGAGAGCCATGGTGAGGACCAGGAGACCCACAGCCTCCATTCTGTTGTTGGAGTACAGGTCCATGGCACCCTGGACACACAGCCATCCTGATAGGCTGGCCAGCGGAGTAATGCACAGGAAGCAGATCATGTCCCCACACAAGGTCCTCCTCTGGTGCTGCATAGACGGAGTGCAAAGCcactgaagagggagggagagggagagggagagggagagggagagggagagggagagggagaggggagagggagagggagagggggagggggagggggagggggagggagagggagagggagagggagagggagagggagagggagagggagagggagagggagagggagagggaaggagagggaaggagagggaaggagagggagagggagagggagagggagagggagagggagagggagaggggagagggagagggagagggagagggagggaggggggagggagggagggggagagggagagggagagggagagggagagggagagggagagggagagggagagggagagggagagggagagggagagggagggggagggggagggggagggggagggggaaggagagggagagggagagggagagggagagggagagggagagggagaggggagagggaaggagagggagagggagagggtagtATTGTTCAATGTTTCACTTGCATTTTTTATAGTATAGGTTTGAAAGGGCACATAAAAGGCAAACACCACATTTCTGTGCAGCCAAAATCCCCTCTGAGAGTAGCGACCTGATCCTCGTAATGGTGATCTAGCCCACTTGCAACACAGCTAACACATCCATTCATCTGTCAGATTATCTGCTATTTTCTCCCCTTTCTTAATCCTCCAGCTCGCCTGTAatggtctctcctgtgtgtgtgtgtgtgtgtgtgtgtgtgtgtgtgtgtgtgtatgtgtatgtgtgtgtgtgtaagtgtgtgtgcgtgtgtgtgtgtatgtgtatgtgtgtgtgtgtgtgtgtgtgttagggttgcCAGCCATCTTTGATTAGTGAAGAACTGGGACACTCGGACCGAACACGTAGACAACAATgacatggggggaggaggggcatacAAAATGTGAATGTTTGAACATAAccaggatttttttttatagcagTAAAAGGAAATTACAAATGACGTTTGAAaaagttgtttaaaaaaaagtacaatCCCAGGGAAAACCGAGACGGGTAGAaaccctagtgtgtgtgtgtttgtgagtgtgagagtgtgtgtgtgtgtgtgagagtgtgtgtgtgtgtgagagtgtgtgtgtgtgtgtgtgtgtgtgtgtgtgtgtgtgtgtgagtgtgtgtgtgtgtgtgagagtgtgtgtgtgtgtgtgtgagagtgtgtgtgtgagagtgtgtgtgtgtgtgtgtgagagtgtgagagtgtgtgtgtgtgtgtgtgtgtgtgagagtgtgtgtgtgtgtgtgtgtgagctccccGTGATGTGCACTGTCCCCAGAGTCCTCCTGTAGGGTGCGTGGTTGTTAGCTGCAGATTACTGGGTGTCCCTCCTGGGGTAGCAGGGGCCGGCCTCCTGTCCTCACAGCTCTGGGAGGAAACGGCATCTAATCTCATTCTCAGGCTAAGTGGCTTTCCGGGTAAGAGCAGTTCAGGGACAGCAGCAGCCAGGCCCGCGTGAAGCCTTACAGGCTAATAACCCTGATGATGTGTAAAGCGTCGTAATGTGTGAAACCTCTAGTGAGATCGTCTGGGTGTGCGAAATACCGTTGTTTTTGCTTTGGTTTGAATGGAATGAGCAAGTGGAAGATTAGTTGTGTATTCAGGATGTAGTTGGTCGATTTTATTATCCTTATAGATTGGAATTGCAAATAGCCAGGTGTTCCATTGGGTTGTGTCCCTAACTGTAGGTTACAAATGTAGCTACTTAACAAACAGGTGATCAGCAGCAAATAGACAATTTATCTTCCTTTGTAGAGGAACATAAAAGTGAGGAAGGACCCTCCTCACCAGGCATTGTCCAGCTGTCCTGCATTTGCATTTATAATGTGTtacgcatgagtgtgtgtgtgtgagagttgtgtagggtgaccagacgtcctcttttacccggacatgtcctcttttcgagacttTAAAAacgcgtccggcagggattccaaaattgtccgggTTTTTGCCCTGTTCGAGTTTCTCTTGGCCTTTCACCAACAATTACGcacttacaagttttggaaagggtatgtcccttacgttccaccttcttgccaaACTCTGACTGTAGCGAGAATTTTGATCAGATAGTGTGGCATACACGACCAGcaccagctcccccccccccccccccccccccgacgcgacgaagtgtcctctttttcacaaactcaaatgtgGTCACCctagagttgtgtgtgtgtgtgtgcgagttgtgtgagtgtgtgtgtgtgtgtgtgtgaaatgtgtgtgtgtgtcctacctctGTGAGAGGTTTTGGGAGGCGTTCCAGTGCAAACTGGTGACGGCAGAGCTCGCACTGGCTGCTGTTGGAGGTGGTGAGCCAGTGCTCCAGGCAGCCACGGTGCACCATGGCCAGGCTGCCCGCACACTCACAGGGGGACAGCAGCTCGCCCGCCTGACGTCCGTCATGGCAGATCCTGCAGAACGGCTCCTCACTGCTCAGGCTGCGTCGCCAGGCAGCGAGAGAGACAAGTCAAAATAGTACAGGGGAATAGTAGAGTTTGTTGACATGCTTAGGTAGGCGTAGGATTTATacctgtgagtgagtgtgtgtgtgtgtgagagagtgaatgtgagtgtgtttgagtggggCTAACATACCTCTCGGTGCTGTGGTCCATGCCAGGACTGTAACTGTGACTGTCCAGCACTTCCTGTTTGCAGGTGTAAGACTCCTCCCCTTGTCCTTCCTCAGGAACAAATT
This window encodes:
- the zgc:158785 gene encoding E3 ubiquitin-protein ligase MARCHF3, with the protein product MAPYVKAMESEQPLGPCMGSPVREIKFVPEEGQGEESYTCKQEVLDSHSYSPGMDHSTESLSSEEPFCRICHDGRQAGELLSPCECAGSLAMVHRGCLEHWLTTSNSSQCELCRHQFALERLPKPLTEWLCTPSMQHQRRTLCGDMICFLCITPLASLSGWLCVQGAMDLYSNNRMEAVGLLVLTMALFTIYFFWTMVSLRYHIQLFRTWKQTDQRVRLQTPRPECVPTNHRTQSFNFLSKNTSKETVV